A genomic segment from Hyalangium minutum encodes:
- a CDS encoding NAD-binding protein translates to MRIVIAGGGRVGSVLAARLVAEQHTVTVIERDAATCTRLFEEVGVVTVCGDATNPQTLEAAGIATADVAAGVLARDPENLAFAMLVRSMCSARVMVRMLDTSYREAYRLSGVKELVAEAEVVVAKMTTAIDFPQVAGSLPLAGGDALLFELAITQHALVAGKTVAQVRTMDGFPRESLFIGMVDPDGKTVVPDGNTVLKAGHTVILVARREQLGQAVEFLTAEPVHASLSPLTQALRKVDFLAPLSDDELRVVARGAEFLQRPAGSEIFKKGEAGESFFVVLAGDVRMLGDGGQLVGAIGAGGFFGELALLTGEPRMATAVTGTACELAIIGRDDFRTVVMANPSVALEMSRILGQRLSRVQGVPAPSSKRKGLFGR, encoded by the coding sequence ATGAGGATCGTCATCGCGGGGGGAGGCCGGGTGGGCTCGGTGCTGGCAGCGCGGCTGGTGGCCGAGCAGCACACCGTGACGGTCATTGAGAGGGACGCGGCCACGTGCACCCGCCTCTTCGAGGAGGTGGGCGTGGTGACGGTGTGCGGCGACGCCACCAACCCGCAGACGCTGGAGGCTGCAGGCATCGCCACGGCGGACGTGGCGGCGGGGGTGTTGGCGAGGGACCCGGAGAACCTGGCCTTCGCGATGCTGGTGCGCAGCATGTGCTCGGCGCGGGTGATGGTGCGCATGCTGGACACGAGCTACCGCGAGGCCTACCGGCTGTCCGGCGTGAAGGAGCTGGTGGCCGAGGCGGAGGTGGTGGTGGCGAAGATGACGACAGCCATCGACTTCCCGCAGGTGGCGGGCTCGCTGCCGCTGGCGGGAGGGGACGCGCTGCTGTTCGAGCTGGCCATCACTCAGCACGCGCTGGTGGCGGGCAAGACGGTGGCGCAGGTGCGAACGATGGACGGCTTCCCGCGCGAGAGCCTGTTCATCGGCATGGTGGACCCGGACGGGAAGACGGTGGTGCCAGACGGGAACACAGTGCTGAAGGCGGGGCACACGGTGATTCTCGTGGCGCGGCGGGAGCAGCTGGGACAGGCGGTGGAGTTCCTCACGGCCGAGCCGGTGCACGCCAGCCTCTCACCGCTGACGCAGGCGCTGCGCAAGGTGGACTTCCTGGCGCCGCTGAGCGACGACGAGCTGCGGGTGGTGGCGCGAGGCGCGGAGTTCCTCCAGCGGCCCGCGGGCTCGGAGATCTTCAAGAAGGGGGAGGCGGGGGAGAGCTTCTTCGTGGTGCTCGCGGGCGACGTGCGGATGCTGGGCGATGGCGGCCAGCTGGTGGGGGCCATCGGCGCGGGAGGCTTCTTCGGCGAGCTGGCGCTGCTCACGGGCGAGCCACGCATGGCCACGGCGGTGACGGGCACGGCGTGCGAGCTGGCGATCATCGGGCGCGATGACTTCCGCACGGTGGTGATGGCGAACCCGTCGGTGGCGCTGGAGATGAGCCGCATCCTGGGCCAGCGGCTCTCCCGCGTGCAGGGTGTCCCAGCGCCGTCCTCCAAGCGCAAGGGCCTCTTCGGAAGGTGA
- a CDS encoding glutathione S-transferase family protein: MIKLYQFHPSGNCYKVRLVLHQLGIPFEVREMDLLNGATRTPEFKALNANGRVPIVELEPGVFLAESNAIITYFAEGTPLIPTDKLERARMFQWMFFEQYSHEPYVAVARAWLSFFGIPQGKERELEERIQKGYAALDVMEEELKKRPFFVGHQYSLADVALYAYTHVAAEGHFDLSRYRAIPAWFERVQAQPRHLRITDPAPVAR; this comes from the coding sequence ATGATCAAGCTCTATCAGTTCCACCCGTCGGGCAATTGCTACAAGGTCCGCCTCGTTCTGCACCAGCTCGGCATCCCGTTCGAGGTGCGGGAGATGGACCTCCTGAATGGCGCCACGCGCACGCCGGAGTTCAAGGCGCTGAACGCCAACGGCCGAGTTCCCATCGTGGAGCTGGAACCGGGTGTGTTCCTCGCCGAGTCCAACGCCATCATCACGTACTTCGCCGAGGGCACCCCGCTCATCCCCACGGACAAGCTGGAGCGCGCGCGGATGTTCCAGTGGATGTTCTTCGAGCAGTACAGCCACGAGCCCTACGTCGCCGTGGCCCGCGCGTGGCTCTCCTTCTTTGGCATCCCCCAAGGCAAGGAGCGCGAGCTCGAAGAGCGCATCCAGAAGGGCTATGCCGCCCTGGATGTCATGGAGGAGGAGCTGAAGAAGCGTCCCTTCTTCGTGGGCCACCAGTACAGCCTCGCGGATGTCGCGTTGTACGCGTACACCCACGTCGCCGCGGAGGGCCACTTCGACTTGAGCCGTTACCGCGCCATCCCCGCCTGGTTCGAGCGCGTCCAGGCCCAGCCCCGGCACCTGCGCATCACCGATCCGGCCCCTGTCGCCCGCTGA